AGGTATCTCTGCTCTATGGCGTCCAGTTTCTCCCACATCTTTCCCATTCACTCTGACAGCACTGGCGTTTTCAAAAGGAGTCAGGTTGAAGTTCAACCCCCATACATGAGGCGCCCAGGGCTATCAGGGGCCTGAGTCCCCAATTCCCCTTGCTTTTCATTGGATGCACACTCAGAGCAACCAAATACAAGAACTATCTGGTGTTGTTCAGATAGCCCTTCCCAAATTTCTTGTGAAACCTCTCCACCCGACCAGCGGAGTCCACCAGTTTCTGCTTCCCGGTGAAAAAGGGATGACACTTGGAACATATTTCCACCCTTATCTCCGCTTTGGTGCTGCGGGTCTCTATCACATTACCACATGCGCAGGTTATTATGGCCTTCTCGTACTTGGGATGGATACCCTTTTTCATTTATCTCTCCTTTCCGTTTGCACCGAGCAATTTCGGATGACATCCCCCAACTATCTGCAAAAGCTCAACTCTTACTTTTTCTTACAATCCCGAAGGGATTGCCGAATGATCCT
This portion of the bacterium genome encodes:
- the rpmE gene encoding 50S ribosomal protein L31 → MKKGIHPKYEKAIITCACGNVIETRSTKAEIRVEICSKCHPFFTGKQKLVDSAGRVERFHKKFGKGYLNNTR